A part of Mustela erminea isolate mMusErm1 chromosome 9, mMusErm1.Pri, whole genome shotgun sequence genomic DNA contains:
- the LOC116598275 gene encoding caspase-1-like isoform X3 produces the protein MADKILKDRRRLFVSSVSPGTLSSLLDELLDQKVLNQEEMERVRCENATTTDKARALIDSIIRKGPQACQILIAFICAEDSFLAEKLKLSGPPSGSQLNTDSGVAPLPAPGEGHHGGQL, from the exons ATGGCTG ACAAGATCCTGAAGGACAGACGGAGGCTGTTTGTCAGCTCAGTGAGCCCCGGGACCCTCAGCAGCTTGCTGGATGAGCTCTTAGACCAAAAAGTGCTAAAccaggaggagatggagagagtgcGATGCGAAAACGCTACCACGACGGACAAGGCCCGGGCTCTGATCGACTCCATCATTCGGAAAGGGCCACAGGCCTGCCAGATTCTTATTGCTTTTATTTGCGCAGAGGATTCTTTCCTCGCAGAGAAGCTGAAGCTCTCAG GTCCGCCATCTGGAAGTCAGCTTAACACAGACTCTGGAGTAGCACCTCTTCCTGCACCAG